The following DNA comes from Brassica oleracea var. oleracea cultivar TO1000 chromosome C5, BOL, whole genome shotgun sequence.
ACCCATAAGATTTTAGGACATCAGAGTAGAAGATTTAAGACACAACAATGATAGGGAATATAAGACTATTACACAAATTATAAACTGTATTTCTTACGAAGCGAGACTACACTAACACAGGGACCCCTTACTCTTTTAACAAATCACGTGAAGCCATATTAAGGCCTATAAACACACAGTCACAGGATTAAGAAACTTACGCTTTGTTCCGCCTCAGATTGTAGCGTTTTTGGCCAGGGGTCTGCGGCAAGACAGCAACAGTCTGCTGTCTCTTACGACGTCCGTCACCAGCAGCAGTATCCTCAGTATGCTGTCTTTTCCTTCCACCTCTGCCTGTTGTCTTCTCGCTAGTACCAGAAACGTGACCACTCGCTTCACCTTTTGATGAGTCTCCAGGGCTGGCATGATTGGCCGAACTAGTAGGATTCGTAGAAGGCTTGGGTTTTCTAGGTCTGCCACGTCCACGTCCACGCCTGGCACTCTGAAGCTCTGAAAACTGAGAACATTCAGAAGTTTCTTGTACTCGACTGTCTGTATATTCCTCATCCTCGTCCGGAATTGTGCTAACTGGCAGTGGTTTTTCACCTTTTGTTTCCTTATTAACGGCCAGTGAGGAGGACGGACGCTGCTCAGGCTTGCCTGTGTCCATATCATGCTCAGCTCTTTTACTTGGTGAGAAAAGTATTGAAGTGCACTTCTGCAGTATCGACATGTTGGGCCTTCTAGATCCACCACTTCCTGAGGCATCTCTGTCTAGAGATTTCTTGATATTACAGGAGTCAGACGCATCAGAACTTTCTGGAAGGTCACTCAAAACTACATTAGGTGGCAGAATAGCTTCTTCTTCGTTATATGGTAGTTGGAGATCAGAGAGTACAAACTCATTCGCCAGCTGCCCACAACTCCCACAATCCTTGAGCTTTTGAACAAATGCCAGAAACCGACCTCTTTCACGTGCAAACTCTTCTCTACGCTTCTTGAGGTTGATGCTGAGTGTACTAAGTTCACTAATGTCATTATGCATCTCTGCTTGCTGCTCTTTGAGTTTCTCCTTGTGTTTGGCAATTTCTTCACTTTCCTTTTGGAGAGCACCCCTTTTCGACATCATTTCTTCCATCTCCCTGTTCAAAGCCTGCTTACGGTGATTGATATCACTAAGCTCTTTCATTCTTTTATCCTCAAACTGAGACAGTCTGTCTTGTAGAGCTTTCTCGTCTTCTTCTTTTCTCTTTTGTTGTTCAATTTCAAGATTCCTTCTCATCGTTTCTAGATCGTCAAGCGCCTTAGAATGCTCAAGTTTGGCCTTTTCATGTAATGCTGAACGTTCGTGTTCCATATTGGCTTCAAACGATTCTCTTTGCAGTCTAATATCGTCCAGTTCCTGCTTTATCTGAACCCTGAAAGCACTCTCTTCTTTCTTCAATCTTTCTCCTTCCAGCATTTGAAACCTCTCAAACTTTGCTTTTTCTTCAGAAATTCTCATTCGCTCTTTATTGTATTCGGCTTGCTTCTCATCCAATATTTCCCACTCCTTTTCAAATCTCTCTTTCTCTTGCTTCAGATTTTCAACTTCCTTAGAAAGAAACTCCTCGTGGAGTCTTGATTTCTCTATCTGGGACTTGAGTTCAGATTGCAGTCTCTGGTATTCTTCTCTCTCTTCTTTCTTGATTTCAAGACTTTTGAGTTCTTCCCGGATCGCATCCTCCTTCTTCATCATCTCAGACCGGATGTTTTCAATCTCTTGTTGTAAATCCATGAGGCTCTCCTTATCAGAAAGTAATTGTTGCTTTTCCAAACTTAACCTTTTCTCCTCAGCTTGTATGGCTTTTTCTTTTTCTCTAATAGCTTTAGACTTTGCTTCAAGGTCCATTTCTTTTTCAGTCACTCGCCCAAACTTCTTATTCAGAGCTTGATTTCTTTTCTGCAGCTTCTCCTCGCCATGATCAATTTCAACTCTCTGTCGTTCAACTTCTTCCGTTTTTCTTTGGAGTTCCTTGTCCAGAGATTTTCTTCTCTCTTCACATTCTTGTTCAAATGCCAGCACCTTATCAGCTAATTCTGCCTTCTGATCATCAATGAGCTTCTGAATTTCTGTCTGTTTA
Coding sequences within:
- the LOC106294926 gene encoding protein CROWDED NUCLEI 2 — encoded protein: MFTPQRKQWMSPAMTPRSETRVTNPRNADRKGKAIAFSEDPVNSTLPPPPIGTLTGEGFSRGEADDMDMGDWRRFREVGLLDEASMERKDREALLEKISTLEKELYGYQHNMGLLLMENKEWASKHEQLNQALQEAQEILKREQSSHLYALTTVEQREENLRKALGLEKQCVEELEKALREMQEETNKTRLASEAKLAEANALVASVTGRSSDVESKIYSAESKLAEATRKSSELEMRLKEVETRERVLQQERLSFAKERESYEETFHKQRDYLHEWEKKLQEKEESMPEQKRSLNHREEKVKEKEKNLKLKAKEREERERKIALSMSKCKETEEDLSKRLQELTAKEKESCTLQSMLMAKERELRALEEKLIAREGTEIQKLIDDQKAELADKVLAFEQECEERRKSLDKELQRKTEEVERQRVEIDHGEEKLQKRNQALNKKFGRVTEKEMDLEAKSKAIREKEKAIQAEEKRLSLEKQQLLSDKESLMDLQQEIENIRSEMMKKEDAIREELKSLEIKKEEREEYQRLQSELKSQIEKSRLHEEFLSKEVENLKQEKERFEKEWEILDEKQAEYNKERMRISEEKAKFERFQMLEGERLKKEESAFRVQIKQELDDIRLQRESFEANMEHERSALHEKAKLEHSKALDDLETMRRNLEIEQQKRKEEDEKALQDRLSQFEDKRMKELSDINHRKQALNREMEEMMSKRGALQKESEEIAKHKEKLKEQQAEMHNDISELSTLSINLKKRREEFARERGRFLAFVQKLKDCGSCGQLANEFVLSDLQLPYNEEEAILPPNVVLSDLPESSDASDSCNIKKSLDRDASGSGGSRRPNMSILQKCTSILFSPSKRAEHDMDTGKPEQRPSSSLAVNKETKGEKPLPVSTIPDEDEEYTDSRVQETSECSQFSELQSARRGRGRGRPRKPKPSTNPTSSANHASPGDSSKGEASGHVSGTSEKTTGRGGRKRQHTEDTAAGDGRRKRQQTVAVLPQTPGQKRYNLRRNKAVDQVPADVKDNAAGGEDDADIAASAPSKDNVEGTSESVVEPLPARRLESSEVRVERVVTVETTTATANTKVGVSVANTEVAPNIAMSPSVEDDQTQRTVNEDKNEEYEDGNDEEDYEEQEDDDDGDDDDDDGSPRPGEGSIRKKLWTFLTT